ATATAATTAATATTGTTGATTAATTCACTAAAATATTCAGGAGGTACCATTTAATAATGCCTAACAACAAAACTAGCTCATATGCATCAGGTTCATCTAAATCACTTAGACATTCATTAGCATTAACAGCAACAGAAAATGCTAAATTTATAATCTTATTTTTATATGGAGTCATCCTTATTGGTACAGCTTTTTATTTTAATAGTCCAGCTGAACTCTTTAACGGCATGATGTCTATCTCTTTATCAGAAAGCACATTAATCTCAGATTATATGGTCTTAGGTAATATTGGTTCTGCTTTTCTAAATGCCGGATTTTTAATGCTAATCTCACTGGCCATTGTAAAAAAAGCTAAAGTTAATATAAATGGCTCAATAATTGCAGCAGTTTTTACAGTTGCCGGTTTTGCTTTTTTTGGAAAAAATATTTTTAATGTCTGGCCAATTTTTGGCGGAGTTTACTTATATGCACTTTATAAAGAAGAACCTTTTAGCCGCTTTATATTAGTAGCCCTGTTTGGAACAGCTTTAGCCCCATTAGTAAGCCTTGTAAGTTTTGGTTTAGGCTTCAGTACCATTAATGGTTTGGCTTTAGGCGCAATATTTGGTACCTTAGCCGGTTTTATTCTGCCACCACTGGCGAATCATATGGTTAAATTTCATCAGGGTTATAATATCTATAATATTGGTTTTACAGCTGGTATGACTGGATCACTTTTTATGGCTGTATTTAGAGCATTTGATCTTGAAGCTGCAAGCCAGTTTCATTTTGCAGAAGGTTTAAATGATCAGCTTGGAATGTATCTGCTAGTTCTATTCATATCAATGGTTGTAGTTGGCCTTTTATATAATAACCTATCCTTTAAAGGTTTCACAAAGGTTACCAGACATAGCGGTCGATTAGTTTCTGATTTTATTAATACCGATGGTATGGGAGTAACGTTTCTCAATATGGGAATTATGGGAATAATCTCTCTAGGATACATTGTTCTTGTCGGTGGAGAAATAAACGGACCAATTATCGGGGGGATTTTTACAATCGTAGGTTTTGCAGCTTTTGGTAAACACCCTCGAAATGTAATACCTATTCTAATTGGCATTTTTCTTTCAACTCAGGTTCAGGCAATTGAAGCTGCTTCAGCTGGAGCTCTATTGGCCGCCCTATTTGGAACAACTCTAGCTCCAATTGCAGGCCAATATGGAATAAAAGCTGGACTTCTTGCAGGCTTTTTACATCTAGCTGTGGTTATGAATGTTGGTTACCTTCACGGCGGTATCAACCTTTATAACAATGGTTTTGCTGGTGGACTTGTTGCAGCAATGTTAATACCTATACTAAGTAGCCTCGGGCAAACAAACCCTGAAAGGAGTTAATAATGCGCGAAACTAAAAAGGCAGTCAAAATTATCAGTGAACTAATGACTTATTTCTTCGATCAAGGGGCAAAAAATGTTGAGGTCAAGTTCAATTCAGATGATGTTGGCCAGGAAAAAGAATATGAAATCATCATTGAAGGCTTAATAGAATATATTTCAGGTGAAGAATTAACAAAACTTAGAGAAGAATTGAATACTAGCAGAGAGGCCCAGGTTGAAGAATATTACTGGGAACTTGCAGGAGAAGGTAATAACTCTAGAGAAATGAGCCTGGTTGGCATGCTAGTAGATAACTCTGTTGTAGAATATAAAGATAATTACTTAAAAATAACTCTCTGGCGCCAGGATTAAATAAAAATATAATCAATTTAATCAGGCCTGAGCATTAGCTCAGGCCTGAAGTTTTATTTGAAATTAAGTTTTTTTCTCTTATTAAGTTCCAGTCAAATTTCGGTATTTATTCGCTTTAGCTTCGGTCTTTCTTCGGTTTAGCTTCGGTTTAGTTTCGGTATAAATACGGTATAGATTCGATAAAAATAATAACATGGACTCTTTTTTAAAATAACTGATTTTATGAACTTAATTTATTATATCATAAATTTAAATATAATCAATAAATAGGTGGTGCATTTAACTAATTATAATTTACTTTTATCTATTGTAAATCTTGCCGTCTTTAAAGGGTCAACAACCTGACAGATTTCAGCATCTCCAATCAAACTCATAATTAAGCCAGCTTCAGTCAGATCAAACTCATAATTTTCAACAAGATAATTAGCCATTTTCTCTGTAGCCATATCTACAGCCTCATCTAAAGTCTCTGCAGAAGCTACAGTTGAGATTAACTCTCCTTTTTCAATAAAAGGCACAGGTAAATCTTTATCTCTGATAATTTCTGTCTTTAATTTTATCTTGCCTCCAGCTTCAGCAGCACAGACAACAATTTCACCATCTCCCATTAATGCATGCATATCACCTGCAGCTAAAAGAGCCCCATCAGTTTGAACTTTAAAATAAACAGAAGCTCCTGGCCCCAGCAGTTTGCAATCCATATTACCTCCATGTTCACCTGGTGTCCCGGTAGAAATATCATAACCATCTTCCGGGGCAATTCCAATCACACCTACCATAGGTTCCAGATCAAATTTATATTTATCAGAAAATATAAGTTTGTTATTCTTAATTGGCAAAATCTTAGCAATAGATTCTTCAATCAGATGACCTAAAACGCCATCTTTGGGAGCTGCAATCATAACTGCCGGACTTTCAAGTTCTATAGATAAAATCTCAACTTTTAATATATCTCCTTTTTTAGCCCCTTCAATAAATACCGGCCCAGTAGCAGGATTTATATGATCCCAGTTCATCTCAGAAATAACATCATCTTCTGATTTTAATTGACCAGAAAAGCAGTCATATGTGCTAATTGTGAATTCTTCACCAGGTTTAACTTCTGCTATTGCTTTATTTTTTTGATTAAAAGAATATATTACTTTGTTTCTATCAATTAATTTTGACATTTAAAATCACCCTCTAAAATTATTTTATTAAATTTGAAAAAAATAAGCCAGTAGTATATAATTTGTAACAGAATTATCAATATATTTAGGAGGACTGAAATGAATACTGAAATAGTAATAGATAGCGCCTGTGATCTACCTGCAGAAATGAAAGAAAAATATAAAGTCTTACCCTTTAGAATAATTATCAATGAAAAAGAATATAGAGCTGGCAAAGATATCGATATTCAGCAAGTATATGAACATATAAAAAAGAAAAATTACCCAAAAACAGCTCAGGTCAGCCCTAACGATTATAAAGAAACCTTTACTGAACTGGCCAAAAACAAAAAAAATTGTATCTATATAGCATTTTCAGCAGCAATGTCAGGAAGTTTTCAAACTGCTAAATTAATGGCTAGTGAAGTGAAGAATGAATACCCTGACTTTAATATAGAAATTATTGATTCAAAAGCAGGTTCTACTGCTCTAGGACTTCTTGTCAATCACACTAAAAAATTACTGGATAATGGTCTCCCACTAAAAAAAGTTGCACAAATAATCAGGACCGAACGGGAAAACCTGATTCATCTATTCTCTCTGGATAACCTAACAACTTTGCAAAGAGGTGGAAGATTAAGCAAAGGCAAAGCCTTCATCGGTAATATATTAAATATTAAACCTATCCTTGAAGTTGTTGATGGAGAAATAGTTCTTTCAAAAAAAGTAAGAGGTCAACAAAGAATGCTTAAAACACTTATCACTGAAATGGAAAATAAGGGTCAGGATTTAAGTAATCAAATCATTGGTATTAGTCATGCTGATGATGAAGAATTGGCCCTAAAACTAAAAGATAAAATAAAAGACAAATATAATCCTGATGGTTTTTTAATAAATATGATCAGCCCTGTTTTAGGAGCTCATCTCGGAATTGGTGGGATTGGCATCTTCTTTTTCTGCAAGCCCCCTGAAATTAATCCAGGCTAGAAATTGCAGCTCCAATAGCTGTTGAATATTCTGCTTTGTCAGGGAAATAAAAATCAACTGAAAATAACTTTGTTTTTTTCAGCTTCTTTAAAACTTCCTGGCCAATAGTCATACTTGATAATTTGCCGGTAATTACTATCTCCTGACAATCTCTAATCTGGGCAGCAAAAACTGAAAGCATACCAACTGTTTGAAATACAAGATTTATAATACCTAAAGAATAATCTGATCTGGATGGCTTATTATTTAATTTACCAAAATTAGAAGCTGTAATATCAGGTTTTAAATCACCTATTTGATCAAGAGAGATATCTTTAACTCTTAAATCAACATTTTGTAAACTACCAGCGTCTGCCATGTCTACAATATCCTGATAATCAGAGCTATTTAATATTGCATTACCCAGGCCAACAATTGTACCGCCACCAACACCTGTTCCACCTAAATGAGTAATAGAGCCGTTATCATTAAAAACTATAGCAGTGCCTGTTCCCATACTTACAATAACTGCCCTTTTTAAACCTGTTAAATAAGCTCCACCTGCTCCAATAGCCTGAAACTCAGGCACTTTAATAGTTTTTATTCCAAATAGATCTCTTTTAACAAAGGAAGAACCTACACCGGTTACAGCAATCTG
The genomic region above belongs to Halonatronomonas betaini and contains:
- a CDS encoding acetamidase/formamidase family protein encodes the protein MSKLIDRNKVIYSFNQKNKAIAEVKPGEEFTISTYDCFSGQLKSEDDVISEMNWDHINPATGPVFIEGAKKGDILKVEILSIELESPAVMIAAPKDGVLGHLIEESIAKILPIKNNKLIFSDKYKFDLEPMVGVIGIAPEDGYDISTGTPGEHGGNMDCKLLGPGASVYFKVQTDGALLAAGDMHALMGDGEIVVCAAEAGGKIKLKTEIIRDKDLPVPFIEKGELISTVASAETLDEAVDMATEKMANYLVENYEFDLTEAGLIMSLIGDAEICQVVDPLKTARFTIDKSKL
- the coaW gene encoding type II pantothenate kinase translates to MILGIDIGGSTTDIVGFQDEKMTGNLTVEASDPLTSATGALGSFLEKEDLNLNDIHQIAVTGVGSSFVKRDLFGIKTIKVPEFQAIGAGGAYLTGLKRAVIVSMGTGTAIVFNDNGSITHLGGTGVGGGTIVGLGNAILNSSDYQDIVDMADAGSLQNVDLRVKDISLDQIGDLKPDITASNFGKLNNKPSRSDYSLGIINLVFQTVGMLSVFAAQIRDCQEIVITGKLSSMTIGQEVLKKLKKTKLFSVDFYFPDKAEYSTAIGAAISSLD
- a CDS encoding DUF1576 domain-containing protein translates to MPNNKTSSYASGSSKSLRHSLALTATENAKFIILFLYGVILIGTAFYFNSPAELFNGMMSISLSESTLISDYMVLGNIGSAFLNAGFLMLISLAIVKKAKVNINGSIIAAVFTVAGFAFFGKNIFNVWPIFGGVYLYALYKEEPFSRFILVALFGTALAPLVSLVSFGLGFSTINGLALGAIFGTLAGFILPPLANHMVKFHQGYNIYNIGFTAGMTGSLFMAVFRAFDLEAASQFHFAEGLNDQLGMYLLVLFISMVVVGLLYNNLSFKGFTKVTRHSGRLVSDFINTDGMGVTFLNMGIMGIISLGYIVLVGGEINGPIIGGIFTIVGFAAFGKHPRNVIPILIGIFLSTQVQAIEAASAGALLAALFGTTLAPIAGQYGIKAGLLAGFLHLAVVMNVGYLHGGINLYNNGFAGGLVAAMLIPILSSLGQTNPERS
- a CDS encoding DegV family protein; amino-acid sequence: MNTEIVIDSACDLPAEMKEKYKVLPFRIIINEKEYRAGKDIDIQQVYEHIKKKNYPKTAQVSPNDYKETFTELAKNKKNCIYIAFSAAMSGSFQTAKLMASEVKNEYPDFNIEIIDSKAGSTALGLLVNHTKKLLDNGLPLKKVAQIIRTERENLIHLFSLDNLTTLQRGGRLSKGKAFIGNILNIKPILEVVDGEIVLSKKVRGQQRMLKTLITEMENKGQDLSNQIIGISHADDEELALKLKDKIKDKYNPDGFLINMISPVLGAHLGIGGIGIFFFCKPPEINPG